The Bradyrhizobium guangxiense genomic sequence CTCGACGATGCTATCGATCACGGCGCGATGCGCCGTGTAGGCGTCCCTGAGCTGCGCATAGGCGCGCTCGGAAGCCACCGCGTCCTTGGCCTTGAGGGCCGGCAGGAGCTGATCGGACGCTTTCCAGAACTTCTGCACCTCGGCGTCGGACTTCGACACCAGCGCGGTCTTGAGGTCGGCCGAGAGGTTGGAGGAGGCCCAGAACGCCTTGCGCTCGTCGTAGTCCTTGCGAAGCTGGACCAGGCGTTCGCCGTGGGCCGCCAGCTGATCCGGCTCGCGCATGGCCAGGGTCGCCTCGAGATAGGCTTCGATGACGTATTCCGGCGGCGGCAGAATGTCCGCGATCAGGTCGTTGCCCAACTTGATGTCGGAGTAGAGCGGACCGCCGACCTTGAGCTCCTTCAAGGCGTACAGGCTGGTCGAAACCACGGCGGCAAAACCAATGGCGAGCACGATACCGAACGCGATGATCGCCGAGGACAAGGACAGACGAAATTTCATGAAGCAATCCGGGTCGACGTCGAAACTGCCGCCACCCTAGACGAACTCCGTAAATACGGGATTGCTGCGCGCCGGAATTGTATCGCCCGAACCCCGCACAATTACTGGAATTGGACGCCAACCTATCGGTATTGAGACAGTGAGGCTGACGCACAAACGTGAAAAGAATGTTTGAGCCTGATGGGGCGACGCAGCGCCGGTTCGGATGCCCCGAACGAGAAATGCGTGCCGAGGAGCAGGCCCTCCCGGCACGCCCTGCCTTCAGACGTCGAAGAACACCGTCTCGTTATCGCCCTGGAGCCGCAGATCGAGCCGATAGACCGGCTTTCCCGCCTCCCGCACGGCGGTCAGCGTGGCGCGGCGATCGCTGGGCACCAGCGCCAGCACGGGATCGCCAGCGTTGCCGGCCTCGTCGCTGAAATAGATGCGGGTGTAGAGATGCCGCAGCATGCCGCGGCCGAACACCGCAAGCAGTATGTGCGGCGCCTGGGGCTTGCCGTCGGGATCCGGCACCGCGCCCGGCTTGATGGTCTCGAAGGAATAATTGCCGTCCTTGTCGGTGCCGCAGCGGGCAAAGCCGCGGAAGCTCGCATTCGGCAGCGCACGCTTGTCCTGCGGGTCGGCAAAGCGGCCTTGCGCGTCCGCCTGCCAGATCTCCAGCATGCAATCCGGCACGGCGACGCCGTCACCGTCGAACACGCGGCCTTCGATACGGATGCGGTCGCCCGTCACGTCGGGCGTGAGCGTCGAGCTGGTGAACGCATCGTTCCAGGCGTACTCGCCGGTCGGCGTCAGGCCGTATTTGAAGAACGGACCGACGGTCTGCGATGGGGTGATACCGTCAGGCTTCACAGGCTCTTGCACTTTAGTGGTTCTCCATAGGCGTAGCGTTCTTGCCGCGCAGCACGATGTCAAAGCGGTAGCACAGCGCCCATTCGGGCTGGGTATTCTCCAAGTCGAACGAGGAAACCATCCGCGCCCGCGCCTTCTCGTCCGGCACCGAGTTGAAGATCGGGTCGAATGGAAACAGCGGGTCATTCGGGAAGTACATCTGCGTCACCAGGCGCGTGACGAAGGAATGACCGAACACCGACAGATGGATGTGCGCCGGCCGCCACGCATTGTGGTGATTGCCCCAGGGATAGGCGCCGGGCTTGATGGTGACGAAGCGGTAGTAGCCGGACGCATCGCTCACGGTGCGGCCCGCGCCGGTGAAATTCGGATCGAGCGGCGCCGGATGCTGGTCGCGGACATGGACGTAACGGCCGCAGGAATTGGCCTGCCAGATCTCAACGAGCGAGTTCGGCACGCCCCGGCCGTCCTCGTCGCGCACATGGCCGTGCACGATGATGCGCTCGCCGATCGGCTCGCCCCTGTGCTGGGTGGTCAGATCGTTGTCGCCCTTGCGCACGGTCTCGTGGCCGTAGACCGGGCCGGTCAGCTCCGACAGCGTATGGCGCATCGGAATCAACGGCTTGTTCGGTGCGCGTTTGATCGAGCTCTTGTACTCGGGCGACAGCGGCAGCGGATGCGCCTTGTTGCTGTCCACGGGATAGATGAATGTCATTTGGCGAACTCCTCCCCGGCCATTCTTGCTCCCGGCCGGCCAACTTCCGCCAATCATTATAGGATATAACTAATTTGGGGAAGCGGGTTTGGCGGGCGTGCCGCGCCTGCCAGCCCCGCTATCTGATCGGCGGACGCGGCAATACGGCCTCCCCGGCTTCGAGCCGGTAGGTGTGATCGAGCGAATACCAGGGTGCGATGACGTCGCGCGC encodes the following:
- the pcaG gene encoding protocatechuate 3,4-dioxygenase subunit alpha, with the protein product MQEPVKPDGITPSQTVGPFFKYGLTPTGEYAWNDAFTSSTLTPDVTGDRIRIEGRVFDGDGVAVPDCMLEIWQADAQGRFADPQDKRALPNASFRGFARCGTDKDGNYSFETIKPGAVPDPDGKPQAPHILLAVFGRGMLRHLYTRIYFSDEAGNAGDPVLALVPSDRRATLTAVREAGKPVYRLDLRLQGDNETVFFDV
- the pcaH gene encoding protocatechuate 3,4-dioxygenase subunit beta gives rise to the protein MTFIYPVDSNKAHPLPLSPEYKSSIKRAPNKPLIPMRHTLSELTGPVYGHETVRKGDNDLTTQHRGEPIGERIIVHGHVRDEDGRGVPNSLVEIWQANSCGRYVHVRDQHPAPLDPNFTGAGRTVSDASGYYRFVTIKPGAYPWGNHHNAWRPAHIHLSVFGHSFVTRLVTQMYFPNDPLFPFDPIFNSVPDEKARARMVSSFDLENTQPEWALCYRFDIVLRGKNATPMENH